Proteins from one Shewanella pealeana ATCC 700345 genomic window:
- a CDS encoding RidA family protein, producing the protein MTIERIETAARMSRIVKHNGTIYLCGQVAKDAEQDITEQTRTMLEKVDTLLEQAGSDREHILSATIYIKDMQYFAEMNAVWDAWVPEGFAPARACVEAKMARDALLVEISVVAAEKA; encoded by the coding sequence ATGACAATTGAAAGAATTGAAACTGCCGCTCGCATGAGCCGTATCGTTAAGCATAATGGCACCATCTATCTATGTGGTCAGGTAGCTAAAGATGCCGAGCAAGATATTACCGAGCAAACCCGCACTATGCTTGAAAAGGTCGACACTCTACTCGAGCAAGCGGGCAGCGATAGAGAGCACATCTTATCGGCAACTATTTACATTAAAGATATGCAGTACTTTGCTGAAATGAACGCAGTTTGGGATGCATGGGTTCCTGAAGGTTTCGCACCCGCTCGCGCATGTGTTGAAGCAAAGATGGCTCGCGATGCATTATTAGTTGAAATTTCTGTGGTGGCTGCCGAGAAAGCATAA
- a CDS encoding alpha/beta hydrolase, whose product MANKPVIEATAHLTTPFSIPRSHTVQINDEARTYRLYVKLPKGYKSSANKDINYPVIYLTDAMYTFQIMSGVTRFPMNSKQMTPAIIVGISWELGLRSDHSRVRDYTPTVDASWEKVTGGADRHLHFFKSKIIPYIEQNYRTDPAQRTYVGNSLGGLFGAYILLKQPDLFTNYLIGSPSFWWHERWFLTQFAKNIASLNKIDANVFIGIGALEHNGEDGDSQYNMVADAQHFKALLNNLEISSPAFSSKLLIIDEAHHATAFATTAIHGMDWLFNTKQGRMLQSSIDTADSKKLKSSQQLTPKSPITTEKF is encoded by the coding sequence ATGGCAAATAAACCCGTTATCGAAGCAACTGCACACTTAACCACACCTTTTAGCATTCCCCGTAGTCATACAGTGCAAATTAACGATGAAGCACGCACCTATCGGCTCTATGTCAAGCTGCCAAAAGGTTACAAATCTTCTGCAAACAAAGACATTAATTATCCGGTGATTTATCTTACCGATGCCATGTATACCTTTCAGATCATGTCTGGCGTAACCCGCTTTCCTATGAATTCAAAGCAAATGACGCCTGCGATTATCGTCGGGATCTCATGGGAGCTTGGCCTGAGAAGCGATCATAGCCGAGTCAGGGACTACACCCCTACGGTAGACGCGAGTTGGGAAAAAGTCACTGGCGGGGCAGATAGACATTTACACTTTTTTAAGAGCAAAATCATCCCCTATATAGAGCAGAATTACCGCACGGATCCCGCTCAACGAACCTATGTTGGTAACTCTTTAGGTGGCCTATTTGGCGCTTATATTCTATTAAAACAGCCAGATCTGTTTACTAATTACCTGATAGGCAGCCCATCTTTTTGGTGGCATGAACGCTGGTTTCTGACTCAATTTGCAAAGAATATCGCCTCACTTAACAAGATAGATGCCAATGTCTTTATTGGTATTGGCGCCCTTGAGCATAATGGTGAAGACGGAGATTCTCAGTACAATATGGTGGCCGATGCACAGCACTTTAAGGCATTACTAAACAACCTTGAGATCAGCAGCCCAGCATTTAGCAGCAAGCTATTGATTATCGATGAGGCTCACCACGCCACAGCTTTTGCGACCACGGCGATTCATGGCATGGATTGGCTGTTTAACACTAAGCAAGGGAGGATGCTTCAGAGTTCGATAGATACTGCCGACAGCAAGAAGTTAAAGAGTTCACAGCAGTTAACACCTAAATCACCAATCACTACAGAGAAGTTCTAA
- the ubiA gene encoding 4-hydroxybenzoate octaprenyltransferase, with translation MNLRDKLDVYMRLARMDRPIGTLLLLWPCLMALTFAAGGLPDLKVFIIFVIGVFSMRACGCIINDYADRKLDAHVERTKGRPLASGEVSSKEALLLFVVMALFSFGLVLMLNPLVVQLSVIGIILTIIYPFTKRYTNMPQMFLGTVWSWSIPMAYAAQTGTVPVEAWWLFAANWCWTVAYDTMYAMVDRDDDLKVGIKSTAILFGRYDRQIIGLFQLAALSCFIIAGMVADRGAIYAVGILAFIGFGLYQQKLINGRERAPCFTAFLNNNWAGMVLFTALMLDYLVLG, from the coding sequence ATGAATTTAAGGGATAAACTAGACGTTTATATGCGACTCGCGCGTATGGACCGTCCCATTGGTACTTTGTTGTTATTATGGCCCTGTTTAATGGCCTTAACTTTTGCTGCGGGTGGCTTACCCGATCTAAAGGTGTTTATTATTTTTGTGATTGGCGTATTTTCGATGCGGGCTTGCGGCTGCATTATTAACGACTATGCCGATAGAAAGCTCGACGCCCATGTTGAGCGTACCAAAGGTAGGCCGTTAGCCAGCGGCGAAGTCAGTAGCAAAGAAGCCTTACTACTATTTGTTGTTATGGCACTGTTTTCCTTTGGCTTAGTGTTAATGCTAAACCCACTCGTGGTGCAGCTATCCGTTATCGGTATCATTCTTACCATCATCTATCCCTTTACTAAACGCTATACCAATATGCCGCAGATGTTTCTCGGCACGGTATGGAGCTGGTCCATTCCCATGGCTTATGCCGCGCAAACGGGAACGGTTCCGGTCGAGGCCTGGTGGTTATTTGCGGCTAACTGGTGCTGGACGGTGGCATACGACACCATGTATGCCATGGTGGATCGCGATGACGATTTAAAGGTGGGGATCAAGTCGACGGCGATTCTATTTGGGCGCTATGACAGACAGATTATAGGTCTATTCCAGCTTGCGGCACTGAGCTGCTTTATTATTGCTGGCATGGTTGCTGATCGCGGCGCTATTTATGCTGTCGGTATCTTGGCCTTTATCGGTTTTGGCCTGTACCAACAAAAGCTAATCAATGGACGCGAACGGGCACCATGTTTTACCGCTTTTCTCAATAATAACTGGGCAGGCATGGTGTTATTTACCGCGCTGATGCTGGATTATTTAGTGTTAGGTTAG
- the uvrD gene encoding DNA helicase II has translation MDVSSLLDGLNDKQREAVGAPQSSMLVLAGAGSGKTRVLTHRIAWLMQVEQQSPYAILAVTFTNKAAKEMRERVEKVAGGNMSRMWIGTFHGLAHRLLRTHYKDANLPESFQILDSDDQLRLIKRILKSLNLDEKQYPPRQAQGYINGKKDLGLRPSHIDAGGFPIEQNLLKIYQIYQDSCDRAGLVDFAEILLRAHELWLNKPHILDHYQDRFKHILVDEFQDTNAIQYAWIRVLAGSTANVMIVGDDDQSIYGWRGAQVENLHKFLADFPAAQTIRLEQNYRSSGNILNASNELIANNPDRMGKKLWTDDKDGEPIGLYCAFNEMDEARFIVGRITDWQDEGGKLEDCAILYRSNAQSRVLEEALLHKGIAYRIYGGLRFFERQEIKDAMGYLRLINNKNDDAAFERVVNTPTRGIGDRTLDIIRTTARQQEMTLWEASLRLLEEKVLNGRAANAVRGFMDLIVAMRMDTDEQSLHRMTDHVIQTSGLKAMYEAEKSEKARARVENLEELVTAARSFVMPEEIEDMGELNAFLSHAALEAGEGQADEFTDAVQLMTLHSAKGLEFPMVFMAGVEEGLFPSQMAIDEGDRLDEERRLCYVGMTRAMQKLYITYAESRRIYGRESFARPSRFVKEIPEQYVQEIRMRTQVSAPAVSSRFSKQDNAFNDSGFKIGQRVMHPKFGEGTVTNYEGSGAQARIQVNFFDVGSKWLVIAYARLESL, from the coding sequence ATGGACGTATCTTCTTTACTAGACGGCCTAAACGACAAGCAGCGAGAAGCTGTTGGTGCACCGCAATCCAGCATGTTGGTATTGGCGGGTGCGGGTAGTGGCAAAACGCGGGTGCTCACCCACAGAATTGCCTGGTTGATGCAGGTTGAACAGCAAAGCCCTTATGCAATTTTAGCGGTAACCTTTACCAATAAAGCGGCAAAAGAGATGCGTGAGCGTGTTGAAAAAGTTGCTGGTGGCAATATGAGCCGCATGTGGATCGGTACTTTCCACGGCTTAGCCCACCGCTTGCTGCGTACCCATTATAAAGATGCCAATCTGCCTGAGAGCTTCCAGATCTTAGATTCAGACGATCAACTGCGTCTGATCAAACGTATTCTAAAAAGCCTTAACTTGGACGAGAAGCAGTATCCGCCAAGACAAGCTCAAGGCTACATCAATGGTAAGAAAGACTTAGGTCTACGCCCGTCGCATATCGATGCGGGCGGCTTCCCGATTGAGCAAAATTTACTGAAGATCTATCAGATCTATCAAGATTCATGCGATCGCGCAGGTTTAGTCGATTTTGCGGAAATCTTACTCAGAGCCCATGAGCTTTGGCTCAACAAGCCGCATATTCTGGATCATTACCAAGACAGGTTTAAGCATATTCTGGTAGACGAGTTCCAAGACACTAACGCCATTCAATACGCATGGATCCGTGTACTTGCGGGTTCTACTGCCAATGTGATGATAGTCGGTGATGACGACCAGTCTATCTACGGCTGGCGCGGCGCTCAGGTGGAGAACTTGCATAAGTTCTTGGCCGACTTCCCAGCGGCGCAAACTATTCGTTTGGAACAGAACTATCGTTCGAGCGGTAATATTCTAAATGCCTCGAACGAGCTGATTGCCAATAACCCAGATCGTATGGGTAAAAAACTTTGGACCGACGACAAAGACGGTGAGCCAATTGGCCTTTACTGTGCCTTTAACGAAATGGATGAGGCGCGCTTTATCGTTGGCCGCATTACCGATTGGCAAGATGAGGGGGGCAAGTTAGAAGATTGCGCCATTCTTTATCGTTCCAACGCTCAGTCCCGCGTACTGGAAGAAGCCTTATTGCATAAAGGCATCGCTTATCGTATCTATGGCGGCCTGCGCTTCTTCGAACGCCAAGAGATTAAAGACGCCATGGGTTACCTGCGACTTATCAATAACAAGAATGATGATGCTGCCTTTGAGCGTGTGGTGAATACCCCAACTCGTGGTATTGGCGATCGCACTCTAGATATCATTCGTACCACTGCACGCCAGCAAGAGATGACCCTGTGGGAAGCGAGTCTTCGCTTACTGGAGGAGAAGGTCCTTAACGGCCGTGCCGCCAATGCCGTACGGGGTTTTATGGACTTGATTGTCGCCATGAGAATGGACACCGACGAGCAATCTTTGCACCGTATGACAGACCATGTGATCCAAACATCGGGTCTAAAGGCGATGTATGAGGCCGAGAAGAGTGAAAAGGCCCGTGCACGTGTAGAGAACTTAGAAGAATTAGTTACAGCTGCTCGCAGCTTTGTGATGCCTGAAGAGATCGAAGACATGGGCGAGCTCAATGCCTTCCTGTCTCACGCAGCGCTAGAAGCGGGTGAAGGCCAGGCTGATGAGTTTACCGATGCGGTGCAGTTAATGACACTACACTCGGCAAAGGGTCTTGAGTTCCCAATGGTGTTTATGGCGGGTGTCGAAGAAGGCTTGTTCCCGAGCCAGATGGCTATCGATGAAGGTGACCGTCTCGATGAGGAGCGCCGTCTCTGTTATGTGGGTATGACCCGTGCCATGCAGAAGCTGTATATCACCTACGCCGAGTCGAGACGCATTTATGGCCGTGAAAGCTTCGCGAGACCTTCACGTTTTGTAAAGGAAATTCCTGAGCAATATGTGCAGGAGATTCGTATGCGTACTCAGGTTTCAGCGCCAGCAGTCAGCAGTCGCTTTAGTAAGCAAGATAATGCCTTCAATGATTCAGGCTTTAAGATTGGTCAGCGTGTGATGCACCCTAAATTTGGTGAGGGCACTGTGACCAATTATGAAGGAAGTGGTGCACAGGCGCGGATTCAGGTTAACTTTTTCGATGTTGGTAGTAAGTGGTTAGTCATCGCTTACGCGCGCTTGGAATCGTTATAA
- a CDS encoding sensor domain-containing protein yields the protein MTILTVALGMLWIFSSPSQSPEIQIIIPLLLLANVALLGTLWLHFYHQPSQIQELDDESSTDIGQSANARSNIAKFHSLKQLKEKREQCSKHKQFKTVQEQNQEKNQEEMQTNDPLLKAVLESAAVAIYAIDDKGKCIFANPICAQLLGYTSPEQLLNFNMHELIYQNHSCTEATLPLSNGEVKEDIFWRADGSSFPVDYKSQPLVLQHNRNGAVISFYDNSERLEAEALIRHQAHYDTLTELPNRFLALKRLEQLVEASERSGQMIAVIFLDLDDFKKINDSLGHEAGDQLLISASKRLLNATRSEDTVGRLGGDEFIILLDGLSSASDAQPLAENLIGGFRKPFYIDNRQLVLTASIGIAIYPNDGETSSELLRNADSAMYHTKSIGRNTYSYFTHAMNKEVSRRLAIEEQIHGALERGELQAHFQIQLDIRDGSIMGAEALLRWNNPTLGNVSPAEFIPIAEQTGVIEPMGEFILKCALEAARTWQKLFNDKFRVAINLSPRQFRNPNLVQLITDQVYKFGMRPDDLELEITEGVLLSGHAYTLDALKQLSNAGFCISMDDFGTGYSSLSYLRTYPFQILKIDRSFISDMNKDGKSNELIIATIEMAHALGIRVIAEGVETQEQLDELSFMMCDYAQGFLISKAVPLTELLKIGTHYKELHENLATQELPIPLTAM from the coding sequence ATGACGATTTTAACCGTTGCACTGGGTATGCTTTGGATATTTAGCTCTCCATCACAATCCCCTGAAATCCAGATCATTATCCCCTTACTCTTATTGGCTAATGTCGCACTCCTCGGCACGCTTTGGCTGCATTTTTATCACCAGCCCTCCCAGATACAAGAGCTAGATGACGAGAGCTCGACTGACATTGGACAATCCGCTAACGCTCGCTCTAATATCGCTAAGTTCCACTCATTAAAGCAATTAAAAGAAAAGCGAGAACAATGCAGTAAACACAAGCAGTTCAAAACTGTTCAGGAGCAGAACCAAGAGAAAAACCAAGAGGAAATGCAGACAAATGATCCACTGCTTAAGGCTGTTTTAGAGTCGGCAGCGGTTGCCATTTATGCCATCGACGATAAAGGAAAGTGCATTTTTGCCAACCCGATATGTGCTCAATTACTCGGATACACCAGCCCAGAGCAACTACTGAACTTCAATATGCACGAGCTGATCTATCAAAACCACTCTTGCACAGAAGCAACGCTTCCACTCAGTAATGGAGAGGTTAAAGAGGATATTTTTTGGCGAGCCGACGGCAGTAGCTTCCCTGTTGATTACAAATCACAACCTCTAGTACTACAGCACAACAGAAACGGTGCGGTGATCTCTTTTTATGACAATAGTGAGCGTCTCGAAGCGGAAGCACTTATTCGCCATCAAGCCCACTACGATACCTTAACTGAGCTACCTAACAGATTTTTAGCGCTAAAACGACTCGAACAATTAGTCGAAGCTAGTGAGAGAAGCGGTCAGATGATTGCAGTTATCTTTCTCGATTTAGATGACTTTAAGAAGATTAATGATTCCTTAGGCCATGAAGCAGGTGACCAACTACTGATCAGTGCATCAAAGCGCTTGCTGAATGCCACCCGATCCGAAGATACCGTTGGCCGTTTAGGAGGCGATGAATTTATCATATTGCTGGATGGTCTATCGAGCGCTAGCGACGCCCAACCCCTAGCCGAGAATCTCATTGGCGGCTTTAGAAAGCCTTTCTATATCGATAATCGGCAGCTAGTGCTTACCGCCAGTATTGGTATCGCCATCTACCCTAATGACGGCGAAACATCATCAGAGCTGTTACGAAATGCCGACTCGGCCATGTATCACACCAAAAGTATTGGCCGAAATACCTACTCCTACTTCACCCATGCGATGAATAAAGAGGTATCACGCCGCCTTGCGATTGAAGAGCAGATCCACGGAGCCTTAGAACGGGGAGAGCTACAAGCTCACTTTCAAATTCAACTCGATATCCGAGATGGCAGTATCATGGGGGCCGAAGCCCTGCTACGTTGGAATAATCCAACCCTAGGGAACGTATCACCTGCCGAGTTCATTCCTATTGCCGAGCAAACAGGAGTGATTGAGCCAATGGGAGAGTTTATTCTTAAATGCGCGCTAGAGGCTGCACGCACCTGGCAGAAGTTGTTTAATGACAAGTTTCGAGTCGCCATTAACCTTTCACCAAGACAGTTTAGAAATCCAAATCTGGTCCAGCTCATTACAGATCAAGTTTACAAATTTGGCATGCGCCCCGATGATCTAGAACTTGAAATTACCGAAGGTGTACTGCTGAGTGGCCACGCCTATACTTTGGATGCCCTTAAGCAACTAAGCAATGCGGGTTTTTGTATCTCAATGGATGATTTTGGTACTGGTTACTCCTCACTAAGCTACTTAAGAACCTATCCGTTCCAGATCCTCAAGATTGATCGCAGCTTCATTAGTGATATGAACAAAGACGGTAAGAGTAACGAGCTGATCATCGCTACTATCGAGATGGCTCACGCTTTGGGGATCAGAGTCATTGCCGAAGGGGTCGAGACTCAAGAGCAATTAGATGAGCTTAGCTTTATGATGTGTGATTATGCTCAAGGCTTTCTAATCAGTAAGGCGGTACCTCTAACTGAGTTGCTCAAAATAGGTACTCACTACAAAGAGCTCCACGAAAACTTAGCGACTCAAGAGTTGCCGATCCCACTGACAGCTATGTAG